From Cucumis melo cultivar AY chromosome 1, USDA_Cmelo_AY_1.0, whole genome shotgun sequence, a single genomic window includes:
- the LOC103500645 gene encoding 1-phosphatidylinositol-3-phosphate 5-kinase FAB1B isoform X1, translating into MDSPDKTLTDILGNWKSWIPWRSESANVSRAFWMPDQSCRVCYDCDSQFTLINRRHHCRLCGRVFCAKCTANSILAPSGDPRIPREERERIRVCNYCFKQWNQGIAASDHEIRVLNQDISSSPSAASLSSPRSSGTADSSITFASVPYSFEANQQALEHSGLSPQHSPVILTGRDQQGESALGRSIDILSSIGDIPQNYSMNRSAGKDDYDGAYKSDTEASHSPQAISYFGQPESEDIGIEHGPHNEQLDGENNDVRSLSSSPLQESFYSRGLEGISDLDQKEETNFIYGEDPGQSSLDFTDDVQSEPVDFESNGLLWIPPEPEDEEDERETFYDDDDEGHDAGEWGYLRASSSFGSGEYRSKDRSSEEHKNVMKNVVDGHFRALVAQLLQVENLPLGEISDKESWLEIITSLSWEAATLLKPDMSRCGEMDPGGYVKVKCIASGLRRNSTVVKGVVCKKNVAHRRMISKIEKSRLLILGGALEYQRVSNHLSSFDTLLQQEIDHLKMAVAKIDAHRPDVLLVEKSVSRFAQEYLLAKDISLVLNIKRPLLERIARCTGAQIVPSIDQLSSPKLGYCELFHVERFTEDLTSSGPTGKRSVKTLMFFEGCPKPLGCTILLRGADMDELKKAKRVVQYGVFAAYHLALETSFLADERASLPELPLNSPITVAIPVKSSVVERSISMVPDFSLPGYQGQQPSLPIDEPQRSKSLPSSDLILSSNSTIPFVENGPSSQLSQPSSSAANSTAIFSSHPVPWTIGSESYDDEPSSYSTIKERNALGTRGEMEESSANGYQKQELGSVELLGNDKFSIDSEDVHNAVVSSQPIGSEPLNVQQNIQNQQELGTYKEELGTGKDDFATASSAHQSILVSSSSRCILKGSVCERSHLFRIKYYGTFDKPLGRFLRDKLFNQAYRCDACEMPAEAHVHCYTHRQGTLTISVRKLPEILLPGEREGKIWMWHRCLRCPRNNGFPPATRRVVMSDAAWGLSFGKFLELSFSNHIAASRVASCGHSLHRDCLRFYGYGRMIACFRYTSTDVHSVYLPPSKLDFNYEDQEWIRKEKDEVVNQAELLFSEVLNTLRQIAEKISGARTINSTRKMELRRQIAGLEAILQKEKAKFELVLMRVIKESLHKTMIGEGKQGQGAVDILEINYLRRKLLIQAYVWDQQLIQAANLDNGNSAGSFIAESEERLMVDSEKLPEISTNRKLVEDLKSSDSHLAYQQCYEGPSNGKEFVTSSAQPDIQVEEVGDSDADKGEEHLCSTSISAPSETLESKTYLQAAQADGEFSRMVNLSDTLEAAWTGDNGSVVGITKDNSLILSNSTSEDSSAIDITILNDGSEDQNVDRVTHAISPSLPSKALDDTEDFEGYLDTASSNFYYLFNENFLASGQKLESLAKHNPVFLSSFWELEFQGGARLFLPLGISETVVPVYDDEPSSIIAYALMSPEYHSQLIDEAEKVRDCGDSLPSLSSYTDSFFQSSDDFSFDTSKSLGPSDDTISSISGPRTSISLDPLLYPKSLNPRIFFEEYGPHGGVKYSVTCYYAKRFEALRRICCSELDFVKSLSRCKKWGAQGGKSNVFFAKTLDDRFIIKQVTKTELESFIKFAPEYFKYLSESIGTRSPTCLAKILGIYQVTAKHLKGGKESKMDVLVMENLLFRRNVTRLYDLKGSSRSRYNADSTGNNKVLLDQNLIEAMCTSPIFVGNKAKRLLERAVWNDTSFLASIGVMDYSLLVGVDEEKHELVIGIIDFMRQYTWDKHLETWVKATGILGGAKNSSPTVISPKEYKKRFRKAMTTYFLMVPDQWFPQSIVPSQSQSDFGEENMPDGKSDAVSVS; encoded by the exons ATGGATTCTCCAGACAAGACATTGACTGATATTCTTGGTAATTGGAAGTCTTGGATCCCTTGGCGATCTGAATCAGCTAATGTATCGAGGGCTTTTTGGATGCCCGATCAGAGTTGCCGGGTATGCTACGATTGTGACTCACAGTTTACCCTTATCAACCGTAGACACCATTGCCGACTTTGTGGAAGAGTGTTCTGTGCTAAGTGTACAGCAAACTCAATACTTGCTCCATCAGGTGACCCGAGGATCCCTCGTGAAGAGAGGGAGAGAATTCGTGTTTGTAACTATTGCTTCAAGCAATGGAATCAGGGAATAGCTGCTTCAGATCATGAGATCAGGGTGCTTAACCAAGATATCTCCAGTTCACCATCAGCGGCTAGTTTGTCCAGTCCTAGATCTAGTGGCACTGCTGACAGCAGCATTACTTTTGCTTCTGTGCCTTATTCCTTTGAGGCCAACCAACAAGCTCTAGAGCATTCTGGTCTCAGCCCACAACATTCACCTGTTATCTTAACAGGCAGAGATCAGCAGGGTGAATCGGCATTGGGAAGGAGCATTGACATTCTTTCTAGCATAGGAGATATACCACAAAATTATTCCATGAACAG GAGTGCTGGCAAGGATGATTATGATGGTGCATATAAGTCTGATACTGAAGCAAGCCATTCACCTCAAGCCATAAGTTACTTTGGTCAACCCGAATCTGAAGATATTGGAATTGAGCATGGACCACATAATGAGCAGCTTGATGGGGAAAACAACGATGTCAGAAGTTTAAGTAGCTCTCCATTGCAGGAAAGTTTTTATTCACGTGGTCTGGAAGGAATTTCAGATCTCGaccaaaaagaagaaacaaattttatttatggaGAAGATCCGGGGCAATCCTCTTTAGACTTTACAGATGATGTCCAGTCTGAACCTGTTGATTTTGAGAGTAATGGGCTTCTTTGGATCCCACCTGAACCTGAAGACGAAGAAGATGAGAGGGAAACTTtctatgatgatgatgatgaggGACATGATGCTGGTGAATGGGGGTATTTGCGAGCCTCTAGCAGTTTTGGTAGTGGGGAATATCGTAGTAAGGATAGGTCTAGTGAGGAGCACAAGAATGTCATGAAGAATGTTGTTGATGGACATTTTAGGGCTTTAGTTGCTCAATTGTTGCAGGTTGAGAACCTTCCTTTGGGTGAGATCAGTGATAAGGAGAGTTGGCTGGAGATAATTACTTCCTTGTCTTGGGAGGCTGCCACACTATTAAAGCCAGATATGAGTAGATGCGGTGAGATGGACCCAGGTGGATACGTGAAAGTCAAATGTATTGCATCGGGACTTCGCCGCAATAG CACGGTGGTAAAAGGGGTAGTTTGTAAGAAAAATGTGGCTCATCGGAGAATGATCTCAAAGATAGAGAAGTCTCGCTTGCTGATTCTTGGAGGTGCACTCGAATACCAACGGGTTTCCAATCACTTATCAAGTTTTGATACGCTGTTGCAGCAG GAGATTGACCATTTGAAGATGGCAGTTGCAAAAATAGATGCACACCGCCCTGATGTTCTTTTAGTTGAAAAATCAGTGTCAAGATTTGCACAAGAGTACCTACTTGCAAAAGATATATCGCTTGTTCTCAATATCAAGAGACCTCTTTTGGAGCGTATAGCCCGCTGCACGGGTGCACAGATAGTTCCTTCAATCGATCAACTGTCATCACCAAAGTTGGGATATTGTGAGTTATTTCATGTAGAAAGGTTCACGGAAGATCTGACCTCTTCTGGACCAACGGGGAAAAGATCAGTGAAGACATTGATGTTTTTTGAAGGCTGCCCAAAGCCATTGGGCTGTACT attttactTAGAGGTGCTGACATGGATGAGCTGAAGAAAGCAAAGCGAGTCGTTCAGTATGGAGTTTTTGCTGCTTATCATTTGGCCTTGGAAACATCTTTTCTTGCTGATGAAAGAGCCTCTCTACCAGAGCTTCCCTTGAACTCCCCAATTACTGTTGCAATTCCTGTGAAATCGTCTGTTGTCGAGAGATCCATATCAATGGTCCCTGATTTCAGTCTTCCTGGCTATCAGGGGCAGCAACCTAGCTTACCTATCGATGAACCACAAAGATCCAAAAGCTTACCTTCCTCAGATCTAATCTTATCAAGCAACAGCACTATACCTTTTGTAGAAAATGGTCCTAGTTCTCAACTCTCCCAACCTAGTTCATCTGCAGCAAATTCTACTGCAATTTTCTCTTCTCATCCCGTGCCCTGGACTATTGGTTCAGAGTCTTATGATGATGAGCCCTCTTCATATAGTACAATTAAGGAGAGAAATGCATTGGGTACCCGGGGTGAAATGGAAGAATCTTCTGCTAATGGTTATCAGAAACAAGAACTAGGATCTGTTGAGTTGTTGGGGAATGACAAGTTTTCTATTGATTCTGAAGACGTTCATAACGCAGTGGTATCTAGTCAGCCAATTGGCTCGGAGCCATTAAATGTGCAACAGAATATTCAGAATCAACAAGAGCTTGGAACTTACAAAGAGGAGCTGGGAACAGGGAAAGATGATTTCGCTACAGCATCTTCTGCGCATCAAAGTATTTTGGTCTCTTCATCATCAAGGTGCATATTGAAAGGAAGTGTCTGTGAGAGATCACATCTCTTTAGAATCAAATACTATGGGACTTTCGATAAACCTTTAGGCCGATTCTTAAGGGACAAATTATTTAATCAG GCATACCGATGTGATGCTTGTGAAATGCCAGCAGAAGCACATGTTCATTGTTATACTCATAGACAGGGCACCCTCACAATATCTGTTAGAAAGTTGCCAGAAATTCTCTTGCCAGGTGAAAGGGAAGGGAAGATTTGGATGTGGCATAGATGCCTACGATGCCCACGAAACAATGGTTTTCCCCCAGCTACTCGAAGAGTAGTGATGTCAGATGCTGCATGGGGACTCTCATTTGGGAAGTTCTTAGAGCTCAGTTTTTCAAACCACATTGCTGCTAGCAGAGTGGCAAGCTGTGGGCACTCCTTACATAGAGACTGCCTTCGTTTTTATGG ATATGGGAGAATGATTGCTTGTTTCCGCTATACTTCAACTGATGTGCATTCTGTATACCTTCCACCATCAAAACTGGATTTCAACTATGAGGATCAGGAGTGGATACGAAAAGAAAAGGATGAG GTGGTGAACCAGGCTGAGCTTTTGTTTTCCGAAGTGTTGAACACTCTTCGGCAAATTGCAGAAAAAATTTCTGGTGCAAGGACCATCAATAGCACGAGAAAAATGGAACTAAGACGCCAGATTGCCGGGTTGGAGGCAATCTTACAAAAAGAGAAGGCCAAATTTGAG TTGGTTCTGATGCGTGTGATCAAGGAATCACTCCATAAAACTATGATCGGGGAAGGAAAACAGGGCCAGGGTGCTGTGGACATTCTTGAGATCAACTATCTACGTAGGAAGTTACTCATTCAAGCTTATGTATGGGACCAGCAATTGATCCAAGCAGCCAATTTAGATAACGGAAACTCTGCTGGCAGCTTTATTGCAGAGTCTGAGGAGAGACTTATGGTTGACAGCGAGAAGCTCCCCGAAATTAGCACCAACAGAAAATTGGTTGAAGACCTTAAATCCTCTGACTCTCACCTTGCCTATCAACAGTGTTATGAAGGGCCAAGTAACGGAAAGGAATTTGTAACCAGCTCGGCTCAACCTGACATTCAAGTTGAAGAAGTTGGAGATTCAGATGCAGATAAAGGAGAAGAACATTTATGCAGCACAAGCATTAGTGCTCCATCTGAAACCCTAGAATCAAAGACATATCTTCAGGCAGCTCAGGCTGATGGGGAGTTTTCTAGGATGGTAAATTTATCAGATACACTAGAGGCTGCATGGACAGGTGACAATGGTTCAGTAGTTGGAATAACAAAAGACAATTCCCTTATTTTGTCCAATTCAACTTCGGAAGATTCATCAGCCATCGATATTACTATATTGAATGATGGTTCTGAAGATCAGAATGTGGACAGGGTTACCCATGCCATTTCTCCGTCGCTTCCTTCAAAGGCACTTGATGATACAGAAGACTTTGAAGGCTACTTAGATACGGCTTCATcaaacttttattatttatttaatgaaaattttctaGCTAGTGGTCAGAAACTTGAATCACTAGCTAAACACAATCCTGTCTTTCTGTCTTCATTCTGGGAGTTAGAGTTTCAAGGTGGAGCTAGACTGTTCTTGCCCCTTGGTATAAGTGAAACTGTTGTTCCGGTTTATGATGATGAACCCTCCAGTATCATAGCTTACGCTCTAATGTCACCAGAATATCATTCCCAGTTGATTGATGAGGCAGAAAAAGTGAGAGATTGTGGTGATTCGTTGCCTTCCTTATCATCTTACACAGACTCATTTTTCCAGTCCTCTGATGATTTCTCCTTTGatacttctaaaagtttgggaCCTTCAGATGACACTATTTCATCCATCTCTGGACCTCGTACCTCTATTAGTTTGGATCCACTCTTATACCCAAAGTCCCTTAATCCCAGAATTTTTTTTGAAGAATATGGTCCACATGGTGGAGTAAAATATTCTGTTACCTGTTACTATGCAAAACGATTTGAAGCTTTGAGAAGGATTTGTTGTTCAGAACTTGATTTTGTAAAGTCTCTAAGTCGTTGTAAGAAGTGGGGCGCCCAAGGTGGTAAGAGTAATGTTTTCTTTGCCAAAACATTGGATGATCGGTTTATTATTAAGCAAGTCACCAAGACAGAACTGGAGTCATTCATTAAATTTGCACCTGAATATTTCAAGTATTTGTCTGAATCAATTGGTACGAGAAGTCCTACATGCCTAGCAAAGATTCTTGGAATCTATCAG GTTACGGCAAAACATCTTAAGGGAGGTAAAGAATCAAAGATGGACGTTTTGGTTATGGAGAATCTTCTGTTTAGAAGGAATGTTACGCGACTTTATGATCTCAAAGGATCCTCAAGATCACGCTATAATGCCGACTCAACTGGGAATAACAAAGTTCTTTTAGACCAAAATTTGATTGAAGCAATGTGTACTTCTCCAATTTTCGTTGGAAACAAAGCAAAACGATTGTTGGAGAGAGCTGTCTGGAATGATACTTCATTTCTTGCC TCAATTGGTGTGATGGACTACTCCTTGCTGGTTGGGGTGGATGAGGAGAAACACGAACTGGTTATCGGAATCATCGATTTCATGAGACAATACACATGGGACAAGCACCTCGAGACTTGGGTAAAGGCTACAGGCATTCTTGGTGGGGCAAAGAACTCATCTCCCACCGTGATCTCCCCCAAGGAATACAAGAAGAGGTTCAGGAAAGCAATGACAACCTACTTCCTGATGGTCCCAGACCAATGGTTTCCGCAGTCTATCGTTCCGAGCCAGTCTCAATCTGATTTTGGTGAGGAGAACATGCCTGATGGAAAATCTGATGCCGTATCTGTGTCGTAA
- the LOC103500645 gene encoding 1-phosphatidylinositol-3-phosphate 5-kinase FAB1B isoform X2 gives MDSPDKTLTDILGNWKSWIPWRSESANVSRAFWMPDQSCRVCYDCDSQFTLINRRHHCRLCGRVFCAKCTANSILAPSGDPRIPREERERIRVCNYCFKQWNQGIAASDHEIRVLNQDISSSPSAASLSSPRSSGTADSSITFASVPYSFEANQQALEHSGLSPQHSPVILTGRDQQGESALGRSIDILSSIGDIPQNYSMNRSAGKDDYDGAYKSDTEASHSPQAISYFGQPESEDIGIEHGPHNEQLDGENNDVRSLSSSPLQESFYSRGLEGISDLDQKEETNFIYGEDPGQSSLDFTDDVQSEPVDFESNGLLWIPPEPEDEEDERETFYDDDDEGHDAGEWGYLRASSSFGSGEYRSKDRSSEEHKNVMKNVVDGHFRALVAQLLQVENLPLGEISDKESWLEIITSLSWEAATLLKPDMSRCGEMDPGGYVKVKCIASGLRRNSTVVKGVVCKKNVAHRRMISKIEKSRLLILGGALEYQRVSNHLSSFDTLLQQEIDHLKMAVAKIDAHRPDVLLVEKSVSRFAQEYLLAKDISLVLNIKRPLLERIARCTGAQIVPSIDQLSSPKLGYCELFHVERFTEDLTSSGPTGKRSVKTLMFFEGCPKPLGCTILLRGADMDELKKAKRVVQYGVFAAYHLALETSFLADERASLPELPLNSPITVAIPVKSSVVERSISMVPDFSLPGYQGQQPSLPIDEPQRSKSLPSSDLILSSNSTIPFVENGPSSQLSQPSSSAANSTAIFSSHPVPWTIGSESYDDEPSSYSTIKERNALGTRGEMEESSANGYQKQELGSVELLGNDKFSIDSEDVHNAVVSSQPIGSEPLNVQQNIQNQQELGTYKEELGTGKDDFATASSAHQSILVSSSSRCILKGSVCERSHLFRIKYYGTFDKPLGRFLRDKLFNQAYRCDACEMPAEAHVHCYTHRQGTLTISVRKLPEILLPGEREGKIWMWHRCLRCPRNNGFPPATRRVVMSDAAWGLSFGKFLELSFSNHIAASRVASCGHSLHRDCLRFYGYGRMIACFRYTSTDVHSVYLPPSKLDFNYEDQEWIRKEKDEVVNQAELLFSEVLNTLRQIAEKISGARTINSTRKMELRRQIAGLEAILQKEKAKFEESLHKTMIGEGKQGQGAVDILEINYLRRKLLIQAYVWDQQLIQAANLDNGNSAGSFIAESEERLMVDSEKLPEISTNRKLVEDLKSSDSHLAYQQCYEGPSNGKEFVTSSAQPDIQVEEVGDSDADKGEEHLCSTSISAPSETLESKTYLQAAQADGEFSRMVNLSDTLEAAWTGDNGSVVGITKDNSLILSNSTSEDSSAIDITILNDGSEDQNVDRVTHAISPSLPSKALDDTEDFEGYLDTASSNFYYLFNENFLASGQKLESLAKHNPVFLSSFWELEFQGGARLFLPLGISETVVPVYDDEPSSIIAYALMSPEYHSQLIDEAEKVRDCGDSLPSLSSYTDSFFQSSDDFSFDTSKSLGPSDDTISSISGPRTSISLDPLLYPKSLNPRIFFEEYGPHGGVKYSVTCYYAKRFEALRRICCSELDFVKSLSRCKKWGAQGGKSNVFFAKTLDDRFIIKQVTKTELESFIKFAPEYFKYLSESIGTRSPTCLAKILGIYQVTAKHLKGGKESKMDVLVMENLLFRRNVTRLYDLKGSSRSRYNADSTGNNKVLLDQNLIEAMCTSPIFVGNKAKRLLERAVWNDTSFLASIGVMDYSLLVGVDEEKHELVIGIIDFMRQYTWDKHLETWVKATGILGGAKNSSPTVISPKEYKKRFRKAMTTYFLMVPDQWFPQSIVPSQSQSDFGEENMPDGKSDAVSVS, from the exons ATGGATTCTCCAGACAAGACATTGACTGATATTCTTGGTAATTGGAAGTCTTGGATCCCTTGGCGATCTGAATCAGCTAATGTATCGAGGGCTTTTTGGATGCCCGATCAGAGTTGCCGGGTATGCTACGATTGTGACTCACAGTTTACCCTTATCAACCGTAGACACCATTGCCGACTTTGTGGAAGAGTGTTCTGTGCTAAGTGTACAGCAAACTCAATACTTGCTCCATCAGGTGACCCGAGGATCCCTCGTGAAGAGAGGGAGAGAATTCGTGTTTGTAACTATTGCTTCAAGCAATGGAATCAGGGAATAGCTGCTTCAGATCATGAGATCAGGGTGCTTAACCAAGATATCTCCAGTTCACCATCAGCGGCTAGTTTGTCCAGTCCTAGATCTAGTGGCACTGCTGACAGCAGCATTACTTTTGCTTCTGTGCCTTATTCCTTTGAGGCCAACCAACAAGCTCTAGAGCATTCTGGTCTCAGCCCACAACATTCACCTGTTATCTTAACAGGCAGAGATCAGCAGGGTGAATCGGCATTGGGAAGGAGCATTGACATTCTTTCTAGCATAGGAGATATACCACAAAATTATTCCATGAACAG GAGTGCTGGCAAGGATGATTATGATGGTGCATATAAGTCTGATACTGAAGCAAGCCATTCACCTCAAGCCATAAGTTACTTTGGTCAACCCGAATCTGAAGATATTGGAATTGAGCATGGACCACATAATGAGCAGCTTGATGGGGAAAACAACGATGTCAGAAGTTTAAGTAGCTCTCCATTGCAGGAAAGTTTTTATTCACGTGGTCTGGAAGGAATTTCAGATCTCGaccaaaaagaagaaacaaattttatttatggaGAAGATCCGGGGCAATCCTCTTTAGACTTTACAGATGATGTCCAGTCTGAACCTGTTGATTTTGAGAGTAATGGGCTTCTTTGGATCCCACCTGAACCTGAAGACGAAGAAGATGAGAGGGAAACTTtctatgatgatgatgatgaggGACATGATGCTGGTGAATGGGGGTATTTGCGAGCCTCTAGCAGTTTTGGTAGTGGGGAATATCGTAGTAAGGATAGGTCTAGTGAGGAGCACAAGAATGTCATGAAGAATGTTGTTGATGGACATTTTAGGGCTTTAGTTGCTCAATTGTTGCAGGTTGAGAACCTTCCTTTGGGTGAGATCAGTGATAAGGAGAGTTGGCTGGAGATAATTACTTCCTTGTCTTGGGAGGCTGCCACACTATTAAAGCCAGATATGAGTAGATGCGGTGAGATGGACCCAGGTGGATACGTGAAAGTCAAATGTATTGCATCGGGACTTCGCCGCAATAG CACGGTGGTAAAAGGGGTAGTTTGTAAGAAAAATGTGGCTCATCGGAGAATGATCTCAAAGATAGAGAAGTCTCGCTTGCTGATTCTTGGAGGTGCACTCGAATACCAACGGGTTTCCAATCACTTATCAAGTTTTGATACGCTGTTGCAGCAG GAGATTGACCATTTGAAGATGGCAGTTGCAAAAATAGATGCACACCGCCCTGATGTTCTTTTAGTTGAAAAATCAGTGTCAAGATTTGCACAAGAGTACCTACTTGCAAAAGATATATCGCTTGTTCTCAATATCAAGAGACCTCTTTTGGAGCGTATAGCCCGCTGCACGGGTGCACAGATAGTTCCTTCAATCGATCAACTGTCATCACCAAAGTTGGGATATTGTGAGTTATTTCATGTAGAAAGGTTCACGGAAGATCTGACCTCTTCTGGACCAACGGGGAAAAGATCAGTGAAGACATTGATGTTTTTTGAAGGCTGCCCAAAGCCATTGGGCTGTACT attttactTAGAGGTGCTGACATGGATGAGCTGAAGAAAGCAAAGCGAGTCGTTCAGTATGGAGTTTTTGCTGCTTATCATTTGGCCTTGGAAACATCTTTTCTTGCTGATGAAAGAGCCTCTCTACCAGAGCTTCCCTTGAACTCCCCAATTACTGTTGCAATTCCTGTGAAATCGTCTGTTGTCGAGAGATCCATATCAATGGTCCCTGATTTCAGTCTTCCTGGCTATCAGGGGCAGCAACCTAGCTTACCTATCGATGAACCACAAAGATCCAAAAGCTTACCTTCCTCAGATCTAATCTTATCAAGCAACAGCACTATACCTTTTGTAGAAAATGGTCCTAGTTCTCAACTCTCCCAACCTAGTTCATCTGCAGCAAATTCTACTGCAATTTTCTCTTCTCATCCCGTGCCCTGGACTATTGGTTCAGAGTCTTATGATGATGAGCCCTCTTCATATAGTACAATTAAGGAGAGAAATGCATTGGGTACCCGGGGTGAAATGGAAGAATCTTCTGCTAATGGTTATCAGAAACAAGAACTAGGATCTGTTGAGTTGTTGGGGAATGACAAGTTTTCTATTGATTCTGAAGACGTTCATAACGCAGTGGTATCTAGTCAGCCAATTGGCTCGGAGCCATTAAATGTGCAACAGAATATTCAGAATCAACAAGAGCTTGGAACTTACAAAGAGGAGCTGGGAACAGGGAAAGATGATTTCGCTACAGCATCTTCTGCGCATCAAAGTATTTTGGTCTCTTCATCATCAAGGTGCATATTGAAAGGAAGTGTCTGTGAGAGATCACATCTCTTTAGAATCAAATACTATGGGACTTTCGATAAACCTTTAGGCCGATTCTTAAGGGACAAATTATTTAATCAG GCATACCGATGTGATGCTTGTGAAATGCCAGCAGAAGCACATGTTCATTGTTATACTCATAGACAGGGCACCCTCACAATATCTGTTAGAAAGTTGCCAGAAATTCTCTTGCCAGGTGAAAGGGAAGGGAAGATTTGGATGTGGCATAGATGCCTACGATGCCCACGAAACAATGGTTTTCCCCCAGCTACTCGAAGAGTAGTGATGTCAGATGCTGCATGGGGACTCTCATTTGGGAAGTTCTTAGAGCTCAGTTTTTCAAACCACATTGCTGCTAGCAGAGTGGCAAGCTGTGGGCACTCCTTACATAGAGACTGCCTTCGTTTTTATGG ATATGGGAGAATGATTGCTTGTTTCCGCTATACTTCAACTGATGTGCATTCTGTATACCTTCCACCATCAAAACTGGATTTCAACTATGAGGATCAGGAGTGGATACGAAAAGAAAAGGATGAG GTGGTGAACCAGGCTGAGCTTTTGTTTTCCGAAGTGTTGAACACTCTTCGGCAAATTGCAGAAAAAATTTCTGGTGCAAGGACCATCAATAGCACGAGAAAAATGGAACTAAGACGCCAGATTGCCGGGTTGGAGGCAATCTTACAAAAAGAGAAGGCCAAATTTGAG GAATCACTCCATAAAACTATGATCGGGGAAGGAAAACAGGGCCAGGGTGCTGTGGACATTCTTGAGATCAACTATCTACGTAGGAAGTTACTCATTCAAGCTTATGTATGGGACCAGCAATTGATCCAAGCAGCCAATTTAGATAACGGAAACTCTGCTGGCAGCTTTATTGCAGAGTCTGAGGAGAGACTTATGGTTGACAGCGAGAAGCTCCCCGAAATTAGCACCAACAGAAAATTGGTTGAAGACCTTAAATCCTCTGACTCTCACCTTGCCTATCAACAGTGTTATGAAGGGCCAAGTAACGGAAAGGAATTTGTAACCAGCTCGGCTCAACCTGACATTCAAGTTGAAGAAGTTGGAGATTCAGATGCAGATAAAGGAGAAGAACATTTATGCAGCACAAGCATTAGTGCTCCATCTGAAACCCTAGAATCAAAGACATATCTTCAGGCAGCTCAGGCTGATGGGGAGTTTTCTAGGATGGTAAATTTATCAGATACACTAGAGGCTGCATGGACAGGTGACAATGGTTCAGTAGTTGGAATAACAAAAGACAATTCCCTTATTTTGTCCAATTCAACTTCGGAAGATTCATCAGCCATCGATATTACTATATTGAATGATGGTTCTGAAGATCAGAATGTGGACAGGGTTACCCATGCCATTTCTCCGTCGCTTCCTTCAAAGGCACTTGATGATACAGAAGACTTTGAAGGCTACTTAGATACGGCTTCATcaaacttttattatttatttaatgaaaattttctaGCTAGTGGTCAGAAACTTGAATCACTAGCTAAACACAATCCTGTCTTTCTGTCTTCATTCTGGGAGTTAGAGTTTCAAGGTGGAGCTAGACTGTTCTTGCCCCTTGGTATAAGTGAAACTGTTGTTCCGGTTTATGATGATGAACCCTCCAGTATCATAGCTTACGCTCTAATGTCACCAGAATATCATTCCCAGTTGATTGATGAGGCAGAAAAAGTGAGAGATTGTGGTGATTCGTTGCCTTCCTTATCATCTTACACAGACTCATTTTTCCAGTCCTCTGATGATTTCTCCTTTGatacttctaaaagtttgggaCCTTCAGATGACACTATTTCATCCATCTCTGGACCTCGTACCTCTATTAGTTTGGATCCACTCTTATACCCAAAGTCCCTTAATCCCAGAATTTTTTTTGAAGAATATGGTCCACATGGTGGAGTAAAATATTCTGTTACCTGTTACTATGCAAAACGATTTGAAGCTTTGAGAAGGATTTGTTGTTCAGAACTTGATTTTGTAAAGTCTCTAAGTCGTTGTAAGAAGTGGGGCGCCCAAGGTGGTAAGAGTAATGTTTTCTTTGCCAAAACATTGGATGATCGGTTTATTATTAAGCAAGTCACCAAGACAGAACTGGAGTCATTCATTAAATTTGCACCTGAATATTTCAAGTATTTGTCTGAATCAATTGGTACGAGAAGTCCTACATGCCTAGCAAAGATTCTTGGAATCTATCAG GTTACGGCAAAACATCTTAAGGGAGGTAAAGAATCAAAGATGGACGTTTTGGTTATGGAGAATCTTCTGTTTAGAAGGAATGTTACGCGACTTTATGATCTCAAAGGATCCTCAAGATCACGCTATAATGCCGACTCAACTGGGAATAACAAAGTTCTTTTAGACCAAAATTTGATTGAAGCAATGTGTACTTCTCCAATTTTCGTTGGAAACAAAGCAAAACGATTGTTGGAGAGAGCTGTCTGGAATGATACTTCATTTCTTGCC TCAATTGGTGTGATGGACTACTCCTTGCTGGTTGGGGTGGATGAGGAGAAACACGAACTGGTTATCGGAATCATCGATTTCATGAGACAATACACATGGGACAAGCACCTCGAGACTTGGGTAAAGGCTACAGGCATTCTTGGTGGGGCAAAGAACTCATCTCCCACCGTGATCTCCCCCAAGGAATACAAGAAGAGGTTCAGGAAAGCAATGACAACCTACTTCCTGATGGTCCCAGACCAATGGTTTCCGCAGTCTATCGTTCCGAGCCAGTCTCAATCTGATTTTGGTGAGGAGAACATGCCTGATGGAAAATCTGATGCCGTATCTGTGTCGTAA